One window of Mediterraneibacter gnavus ATCC 29149 genomic DNA carries:
- a CDS encoding DUF5038 domain-containing protein, translated as MNRKKAILAIFMMAFLIIIGFVFPSIWKSQKGNKKSETENTQHDDSENAETEQTENNESISFQDFEALEDFFSKEQVKLFQEELTSYLKNVKQMSLTSIRFLADDTTYPNASDINFSFQFPDKSVLPVYYTSSTGRFFFGEERTPDSGKEIIYERPTDDKLPSITTEEVEQLQEGGYDDTSVNSEKAAPVTEVPEAPSMEEPKEVQP; from the coding sequence ATGAACAGAAAAAAAGCAATTCTGGCTATCTTTATGATGGCCTTTTTAATTATCATCGGATTTGTCTTTCCCTCCATCTGGAAATCCCAAAAAGGAAACAAAAAATCCGAAACAGAAAATACTCAGCACGATGACAGTGAAAATGCCGAGACAGAACAAACAGAAAATAACGAATCCATAAGCTTTCAGGATTTTGAAGCTTTGGAAGACTTTTTCTCCAAGGAACAGGTGAAACTTTTTCAGGAAGAACTGACCTCCTATCTTAAAAACGTAAAACAGATGTCTCTAACTTCCATCCGTTTCCTTGCTGATGATACTACCTATCCCAATGCTTCTGATATTAATTTTTCGTTCCAGTTTCCGGATAAGTCTGTTCTTCCTGTGTACTACACTTCCTCTACTGGAAGATTCTTTTTCGGTGAGGAACGTACCCCTGATTCTGGAAAAGAAATCATCTATGAACGTCCGACAGATGACAAACTTCCTTCCATCACAACAGAGGAAGTTGAACAGTTGCAAGAAGGCGGTTATGACGATACCTCCGTGAATTCGGAAAAAGCTGCCCCTGTCACAGAAGTTCCGGAAGCTCCTTCCATGGAAGAACCAAAGGAGGTGCAGCCATGA